Proteins from one Mytilus galloprovincialis chromosome 11, xbMytGall1.hap1.1, whole genome shotgun sequence genomic window:
- the LOC143052113 gene encoding heat shock 70 kDa protein 12A-like: protein MQLHNREISLGMMILDVTGKELPAMKVFTESIRFLKDHFLEMLTDKKLSITIDDVFFVITVPAIWSDAAKQFMRVASEKAGIENSQMMLAYEPEAAALFCSVLPEYLGISKYFQERRRLMIVNLGGGTADITVVKVIKREEKLTYIEHVCKVTGGAWGGNQVNKNFEKFLESVFGNDVMDEFKRDYLSKYLEMMIEFEVQKKTLSTSRTKTGVGIRFGADLRHIFKSKRGKDIKDELQDKQGMVRIIGDKLRFDLAIFNSFFRECAIKIVMHLHESSLNTGCTGPSAMILVGGFSDAPLIRKAIVDATPDIKHVVFPVAISLAVLKGSVIFGHEPAIVTGRVCRETLGLTLRRPYVPEGQAEKKTFKIDGQLRADKSFQKMFSINEIIKLGQTRTVAIQDIHTNKELRKHPKIIEVYASQDEDPKYITDAGCSLRGKITVNPPSGKWPENAEGFIDMETGGTEMIARYRDKHSGQITEEAIDFM from the exons ATGCAATTACATAATAGG GAAATTTCCTTAGGAATGATGATCCTAGATGTAACAGGAAAGGAATTACCTGCTATGAAAGTATTTACTGAATCAATTAGGTTTCTCAAAGACCATTTTCTTGAGATGTTAACCGACAAAAAATTAAGCATTACTATCGATGATGTCTTCTTTGTGATTACCGTTCCTGCCATTTGGAGCGACGCTGCAAAGCAGTTCATGAGGGTGGCCTCTGAGAAG GCAGGTATAGAAAATTCCCAGATGATGCTAGCTTATGAACCGGAAGCTGCTGCCTTGTTTTGTAGTGTGTTACCCGAATATCTaggaatttctaaatatttccaGGAACGACGAAGACTTATGATAGTAAATCTCGGTG GTGGTACGGCTGATATAACGGTTGTCAAAGTTATAAAACGTGAAGAGAAACTGACATATATAGAGCACGTGTGCAAAGTCACAGGAGGGGCATGGGGCGGTAACCAAGTCAataagaattttgaaaaattcttaGAATCGGTATTCGGTAATGACGTCATGGACGAGTTTAAACGAGATTATCTTTCCAAATATTTGGAGATGATGATAGAATTTGAAGTGCAAAAGAAAACACTTTCAACTTCACGGACGAAAACCGGTGTCGGAATAAGATTCGGAGCAGACCTTCgtcatatttttaaaagtaagcgAGGAAAAGATATTAAAGATGAATTACAAGACAAACAAGGTATGGTTAGAATTATAGGTGACAAATTGCGATTTGACCTAGCAATCTTCAACAGTTTTTTTCGAGAATGTGCAATAAAAATTGTCATGCACTTACATGAAAGCTCTTTGAACACAGGATGTACTGGGCCGTCTGCAATGATACTAGTTGGTGGATTTTCTGATGCTCCTTTAATCCGGAAAGCAATTGTCGATGCTACTCCCGATATAAAACATGTTGTGTTTCCCGTGGCGATTTCATTGGCCGTTTTAAAAGGATCAGTTATTTTTGGTCACGAACCAGCAATAGTTACTGGCCGAGTCTGTCGCGAAACGCTAGGCCTCACACTTCGTCGGCCATATGTACCTGAAGGTCAAGCCGAAAAGAAAACGTTTAAAATTGATGGACAACTTCGAGCAGATAaaagttttcaaaaaatgttttcaataaaCGAAATCATTAAACTTGGACAAACCCGTACAGTGGCAATACAAGATATTCATACAAACAAAGAACTACGAAAACATCCGAAGATTATCGAAGTGTACGCTTCACAAGACGAAGATCCTAAATATATCACGGACGCTGGTTGTTCCCTTAGAGGAAAAATCACTGTTAATCCGCCAAGCGGTAAATGGCCGGAAAATGCGGAAGGTTTTATTGATATGGAAACCGGAGGAACGGAAATGATCGCACGGTACCGAGACAAACATTCGGGTCAGATTACTGAAGAAGCGATAGATTTTATGTGA